In a genomic window of Erinaceus europaeus chromosome 12, mEriEur2.1, whole genome shotgun sequence:
- the CD300A gene encoding CMRF35-like molecule 8, whose amino-acid sequence MAQGDRGLWLPSALLLLGLPGCVSLSGPNSVKGIMGRSLSVQCRYEEKYRNHLKYWCRSPCLTEQAVIVKTRASEREVRSGHVSIRDEPAALTFTVTWENLTEEDAGKYCCGIDRPLTLTESWLDLTVKVTVSVFPAPTGQSPTSVTAAKTSTPSTTINVVSPDTWPQTFHTPATESTTHSASILEEAQSRIGFQVLLPLLAFLLLLLGASSLLAWRMVRRQAKAGRNSVPLQNSSQSEPCYANLELQTRPLQGQPMHPRPEEVVYSTVAAPKEDVHYTTVVFAAQDSKSDENPFQRPVDEQPVYSLVKKR is encoded by the exons ATGGCTCAGGGGGACCGTGGCCTCTGGCTGCCTTCAGCTCTGCTGCTGCTCGGGCTCCCAG GCTGTGTGTCTCTGAGTGGCCCCAACTCTGTGAAGGGCATCATGGGGAGATCCTTGAGTGTGCAGTGTCGCTACGAGGAAAAATACAGAAACCACCTGAAATACTGGTGTAGAAGCCCGTGTTTGACAGAGCAGGCAGTGATTGTGAAGACCAGAGCATcagagagagaagtgaggagCGGCCATGTGAGCATCAGGGATGAGCCTGCTGCCCTGACCTTCACAGTGACCTGGGAGAACCTCACTGAGGAAGATGCGGGGAAATACTGCTGTGGGATTGATAGGCCTCTGACATTGACAGAATCATGGCTGGATCTCACCGTCAAGGTCACAGTCTCTGTGTTCCCAG CACCAACAGGGCAGTCACCAACAAGTGTCACTGCTGCCAAGACCTCGACACCTTCAACCACAATTAACGTCGTGTCCCCAGACACGTGGCCTCAGACGTTCCACACGCCAGCCACAGAGAGCACCACCCACAGTGCCAGCATCCTGGAGGAGGCCCAGTCAAGGATAGG GTTCCAGGTGCTgcttcccctgttagctttcctgctgctgctgttgggggCGTCCTCACTGCTGGCCTGGAGGATGGTTCGGAGACAGGCCAAAG ctGGTAGGAATTCAGTGCCACTCCAGAACAGCAGTCAG aGCGAGCCCTGCTATGCGAACCTGGAGCTGCAGACGAGGCCACTCCAGGGGCAGCCCATGCACCCTCGGCCAGAAGAGGTGGTATACAGCACAGTG gCTGCACCCAAGGAGGACGTGCACTACACCACGGTGGTGTTTGCAGCCCAGGACTCTAAGAGTGACGAGAATCCATTTCAGAGGCCCGTGGATGAGCAGCCAGTGTACAGCTTGGTGAAGAAGCGATGA